Proteins encoded within one genomic window of Bacillus sp. F19:
- a CDS encoding pyridoxamine 5'-phosphate oxidase family protein, with amino-acid sequence MNMSEANEKVLQMFKEHKIGTLATIRQNKPFSRFMLFFHDGLTLYTATNKDTHKAEDIESNSSVHVLLGFEGDCWKNDYAEIEGSASVEESAELKEKFWNGELKEWISGPDDPNYLLLKITPKSIRYYQKAGSEPEIIEL; translated from the coding sequence ATGAATATGAGTGAAGCTAATGAAAAAGTTCTGCAAATGTTCAAAGAACACAAAATCGGCACACTTGCCACAATCCGTCAAAACAAACCATTCTCCAGGTTCATGCTGTTTTTCCACGATGGACTAACTTTATATACAGCCACAAACAAAGATACCCACAAGGCAGAAGATATTGAAAGCAATTCAAGCGTTCATGTTCTTCTCGGCTTTGAAGGCGACTGCTGGAAAAATGATTATGCAGAAATAGAAGGCAGTGCTTCTGTAGAAGAATCTGCCGAATTAAAAGAAAAATTCTGGAACGGGGAGTTAAAAGAGTGGATTTCCGGACCAGACGATCCAAACTACTTACTTTTAAAAATAACCCCTAAATCAATCAGGTATTATCAAAAAGCGGGAAGCGAACCTGAAATCATCGAACTTTAA
- the cax gene encoding calcium/proton exchanger — MNRIFFIVVMAGVPLSVIGSLMHWPQILMFAVYCITIIALAGYMGRATESLAIVTGPRIGGLLNATFGNAVELIISIFALKAGLIGVVLASLTGSVLGNLLLVAGLSFFVGGLKFKRQEFNVYDARHNSGLLIFAVVVAFVIPEIFAMDMDEAKTLNLSIGISVILIILYLAALFFKLVTHRGVYQHKTDEIEDHEQPEWTAKKALVILLLATIAVAYVSENLVHTFEAVGESFGWSELFIGVIIVAIVGNAAEHASAIIMAYKNKMNIAVEIAVGSTLQIAMFIAPLLVLISLMFTKKMPLVFTVPELISMVTAVLLTISITSDGDTNWFEGATLLAAYLIMGIGFYLL; from the coding sequence ATGAATCGAATCTTTTTTATTGTTGTAATGGCAGGTGTTCCTCTATCAGTTATAGGGAGTCTAATGCACTGGCCGCAGATCCTCATGTTTGCCGTTTATTGTATTACTATTATTGCTCTTGCCGGCTATATGGGAAGAGCCACAGAAAGCCTTGCAATCGTGACAGGTCCACGGATAGGAGGACTGCTCAATGCTACGTTTGGAAATGCTGTTGAGCTGATAATCTCTATTTTTGCGTTAAAGGCAGGTTTAATTGGAGTGGTGCTTGCCTCTTTAACAGGCTCTGTTCTTGGAAATTTGCTTCTTGTAGCCGGACTGTCGTTTTTCGTAGGCGGATTAAAATTTAAAAGGCAGGAGTTTAATGTATACGACGCGAGGCATAATTCGGGTCTATTAATTTTCGCTGTTGTTGTGGCATTTGTGATCCCTGAAATTTTTGCAATGGACATGGATGAGGCAAAAACGTTAAACTTAAGTATAGGTATTTCAGTTATTTTAATTATTTTATATTTAGCAGCCTTATTCTTTAAGCTTGTTACTCACCGCGGTGTTTATCAGCATAAAACAGATGAAATCGAAGATCACGAGCAGCCTGAATGGACTGCTAAAAAAGCATTGGTTATTCTATTGCTTGCTACAATTGCTGTAGCTTACGTTTCGGAGAATCTCGTACATACATTTGAGGCTGTTGGCGAGAGCTTCGGCTGGAGTGAACTCTTCATCGGGGTCATTATCGTTGCAATTGTCGGAAATGCTGCTGAGCATGCATCAGCAATCATTATGGCATATAAAAATAAAATGAATATAGCAGTCGAGATAGCGGTAGGATCCACCCTGCAGATCGCCATGTTTATAGCACCGCTTCTGGTCCTGATTTCCTTAATGTTCACAAAAAAAATGCCGCTTGTCTTTACAGTGCCGGAATTGATTTCAATGGTAACGGCCGTTCTGCTGACCATTTCCATTACGAGTGATGGGGACACCAACTGGTTTGAAGGGGCAACCCTTCTGGCAGCTTACTTGATTATGGGCATCGGTTTTTATCTTTTGTGA
- a CDS encoding membrane protein: protein MIYRLAFYVIGLFVLAFGITLTIKANLGAGAWDALNVGLTDQIGLTVGSWIFIVGIIIILLNAVLMREAPKVLGVVTILLIGFFVDFWMLSIFQDIIIQNLFLKAVILFLGILLIAIGVSIYLQTSFPANPIDQLMLTLHQKFGLSLMAAKTIGEVGALVLALLFAGPIGLGTIIITFAIGPLIQLCNNPVNAVIGKWVAKT from the coding sequence ATGATTTATCGATTGGCCTTTTATGTAATCGGTTTATTTGTTTTGGCATTTGGTATTACACTGACGATTAAAGCAAACCTGGGAGCTGGAGCATGGGATGCATTAAATGTGGGATTAACCGATCAAATCGGCTTAACAGTCGGCAGCTGGATTTTTATTGTGGGAATCATAATTATTTTGTTAAACGCTGTTCTTATGAGAGAAGCTCCAAAGGTACTCGGCGTCGTTACCATTTTATTGATTGGCTTTTTTGTTGATTTCTGGATGCTTTCTATTTTTCAGGATATCATCATACAAAATCTATTTTTAAAAGCAGTCATTTTATTTTTGGGGATTTTATTAATAGCAATTGGAGTTTCTATTTATCTTCAAACCAGCTTCCCTGCAAATCCGATTGACCAGCTCATGCTGACGCTGCATCAGAAGTTTGGACTAAGTCTGATGGCTGCAAAGACGATTGGTGAAGTGGGTGCGCTTGTTCTTGCTCTTTTATTTGCAGGTCCTATTGGCCTTGGGACAATCATTATTACCTTCGCAATCGGACCGCTGATTCAGCTGTGCAATAATCCTGTAAACGCGGTTATTGGAAAATGGGTGGCGAAAACTTAG